GGTCTCCCTGCATTTGAAATAAGCTCGATGTCTTGCTGTTCATTTCGTAAAAATAAAGCGTGCGGAAATCGGCGCCGTAGGAGAGGTTGGGCGTGATAGCGGTGGAAAAGTCGTCGATATTTGTAATGTCCTCTTTGGCGGCCGCAACTTTCCCGTCGTCGCCGGTGTCGATGACGGTTCTGTACGTGTGGATGGGAAGCTCTTCCCGGCCGTACGTCGAGCCGAATGTATTGCGCATTCCCTTACCCGTCGGATTAACGTGGCACGCCTGGCATTTCACGCCGACCCTGCTCGCAAATTTTGGGAGAGCGAAGAGGTCGGACGAACCGGCAGCCAGGACGACGGCAATAAACAGTGCGGCTGATCTTTTCATATCTTCCTCATTGTTGTTCGACGGGATAGAACAATGACGTGAGTCAAAGTAAGGGAAATTGATCTCTCTTCAAAAGACACTGTGTGCTTGGGTAATGATGGGATGAAAATTAGGAAGAAAAACGTTTGCGTCTGTTCCTGATGTAGTCCACGAAAATGAACTGGCCGAGATTGTTGAGCGAGGAATAATACGCCCGCCCATGGTTTGCTTTAGTGAGCTCCTCCACGAAGTTGATGAGATACGGATCGCGTGCAACCATGAATGTGCTGATCGTGATCTTTTCCCTTCTGCATGCAACGGCCTCATCGAGCGTTTTGTTCACGATCCTCGGATCGAGACCGAAAGAGTTTTTATACAAACGCCCCGCGTCGTCGAACATCGCTGATGGCTTGCCGTCGGTGATCATGAAGATCTGTTTGTTCACGTTGCCGCAGCGCCGCAGCAGGTTCCGCGCGAGCTGCAGGCCGGCGCGCGTGTTCGTGTGGTATGGACCGACATTCAGGAATGGAAGCTCGTTGATGCTCACCAGTTTTGCGTCGTCCCCGAAAACGACCAGAGCGATGTAGTCCCGCGGGAATTTGGTCATGATCAGTTCGCTCAGCGCAAGCCCTACTTGTTTTGCGGGAGTAATCCGGTCTTCGCCGTACAAGATCATGCTGTGGCTGATGTCGAGCATCAGCACCGTCGCACACGTGGAAAGGTTTTCGGTGTCGTAGACCTCCAGGTCGTCCTCGATCAGGTTGAAATTTTCGATGCCATCCCTCTTGAACGCGTTGGTCATCGTCGAGGTCAGGTCGATGTTCGTCGGCATGTCCCCGAAAACCCACTTTTTTGTCTCGCTCAGCCGTTCTACGCCCGAACCTGTATGGGGCGTTTCGTGAGAGCCCATCGGCGTTTTCTTGAGTGAAGAAAAAATTTCTTTCAGCGCATCCTGCCTGATTTTCTGTACCCCTTTTGTCGTCAGTACCGGCGTGTTGTTGACCTCTTCGATGATCCCCAGCTCTTTCAGCTTTTGGATGAGGTCTTCCATCGAAAGATTCTCGTCAAAAATGCCGT
The Bacteroidota bacterium genome window above contains:
- a CDS encoding VWA domain-containing protein, whose translation is MRFLYTKWTPGSQTDEQRLQSLMQLFSHLLVQTSGDVEEAMEWLRQLAEEYGIFDENLSMEDLIQKLKELGIIEEVNNTPVLTTKGVQKIRQDALKEIFSSLKKTPMGSHETPHTGSGVERLSETKKWVFGDMPTNIDLTSTMTNAFKRDGIENFNLIEDDLEVYDTENLSTCATVLMLDISHSMILYGEDRITPAKQVGLALSELIMTKFPRDYIALVVFGDDAKLVSINELPFLNVGPYHTNTRAGLQLARNLLRRCGNVNKQIFMITDGKPSAMFDDAGRLYKNSFGLDPRIVNKTLDEAVACRREKITISTFMVARDPYLINFVEELTKANHGRAYYSSLNNLGQFIFVDYIRNRRKRFSS